The Nostoc cf. commune SO-36 genomic sequence CCGTCTCTAAATCCTAATGTTTTTCTGAGTTTCTCAAGTCTTGCGGGTAATGGAACATCGGAGTCTGTTGCTATTGTCAATTCCCAAATTTCTTCTCTTGCTTCTTTCCCCGCGCCTTTTGCGACGCACATAAAATAGGGAAGGCTTTTTACCAACACATTCCAACATTAACTCATTGGCGCGATCGCGCCGCGTCCCTAAAATCGGGATATGATTTTAGAACGGCCTCACCTTCAAGATGGCGGATAAAACTATGCAATTGGCTGAAGCTATAAACGTTTATAGCCCCAATCTTCAGAGTTTGTTTTACTTTTTGAAGATTTTGCTGTTAGTTTGCTTACGCGCTTAAACGAATGCGTTCGGCCATCTGGTTCGGAGATTGTACTGGTATGACTTTTGACTACAATTTTGAGCTTTTCGCAAATTAATAATAGCTTTTTGCTATCTAAATTCAATTCTTTTGCTAGTTCGTATATTCTGAGTTTGCCGTTGTTCATCCAGTTAACAATTGAGGGTTTAGATTTAAACGCAGAGGGGAGGCAGCGCGTTGCGGGGGTTCCCCCCGTTGTAGCGACTGCCGTCGCGCAAAGGTAAGCGCAGAGGAGCGCAAAGTATTATTTTAGTGCGATTCGATACGAATTAGATTTGGCAACACTCGGCGTTCCTCTGCGTTTAAAAACTTTATGACTATAGTTTGTAATGCTGGTAAACTTCACTAGCGGCGCGATGCAGCAATGAATGCCGCCATACTAAAGATTTCATATCATCAGCATAACCGCCACCAATGACGCAGGCGACTGGATAACCGCTACTCATACAGGTACTCAAAACCTGCATTTCTCGGCGAAAAATCCCAGCATCTGTAAGCGCTAATTTACCCAAGCGATCGCCTATATGAGGGTCAACACCTGCATCATAAAATACCAAGTCTGGCTTGACTTTAGATAGTAAATCTGCTAGGTAATTCGCTAAAGTTTGTAAATATGCGTCATCTTCCATTCCCACTGGCAAAGGAACATCCAAATCACTGTTTTGTTTTGTACCGGGGAAATTGACTTCGCAGTGCATGGAGAAAGTAAAAACGCTGTCGTCGTCTTGGAAGATAAAAGCTGTGCCGTCTCCTTGATGAACATCTAAATCGACAATGAGGATTTTTTGAACGAGTCCGAATTTTTGTAAAACGCGACAGGCGATCGCTAAATCGTTGAAAATACAAAAACCAGATCCATAATTGGGAAAGGCGTGATGAGTTCCACCAGCCGTATTACAAGCTAAACCCTGATTTAGGGCTAGTTTCGCAGTGAGTATCGTACCACCTACCGCTACACAGGTACGATTCGCCAGTGCTGGACTCCAAGGCAAACCAATGCGTCGCTGTGCTTTGGCATCTAAGGTTCCTTCACAGTAAGCTTGAACATAGTTTGGGGTATGGACTAACTCTATCAATTCTGGCTGTGGACGTTCGGGAGTATGAAATTGTTCTTGATTCGCTACACCATCAGCTAACAGCAATTCGTAGAGTTGTCGGAACTTAGACATTGGGAAACGATGTCCTTCAGGTAGGGGAGCAACGTAATCTGGGTGGTAGATAATTGGCAAGTCCATAATCCAGAAAATCTCAAGCAGCTAATCCGACAACTAACAAGCTAAAATTTAGCCATAATCACAGCAAAAATGCTGCTCTCCTAAATCTAAAATTCCAAATTTAAAATTGATATGATTGAATGGATTACACCTATTGGATTTATTCTAGCTGGCTTACTAGCTGGAATAATTGGTGAAAAAGTTATCTTCAAAAAACTGGAAACATTCGTTAATAATAAACGAATTGCCGGTGGGTAATATTATATTCCATTCCCTGCACCGCATGACTTTTATTTGGTTTGTCATTGTCGGTTTTTTTTGGGCAATTCTCAGCGCACCCCTGAAACCAGATATTGCGATCGTGCTGCAAAAAGTTTTGACGATCGCATTGCTGTATTCAGTAACCCTAGTTTTATCAAGATTGGCTGCTGGTTTTGTTAATTTATTTATTCGGAGAACAGAAGGTGTTCCCACATCACTAATTTCTAACCTTGCCAAGATTACTGTTTTAGTTTTGGGAACATTAATCATATTGCAAACGGTGGGTGTTCAAATTACGCCAATAGTTACGACTTTAGGTATTGGTGGTTTAGCAGTTGGTTTGGCACTTCAAGACACACTTGCAAATTTGTTTTCTGGCTTTTACTTGATTATTTCTAAGCAAGTTAGAACCGGAGACTATGTAAAATTAGATGCTGGACAAGAAGGATATGTTATAGATATTTCTTGGCGAAATACGACAATTAAAGAAATTTCAAATAATGTAGTTATTGTTCCCAACTCCAAATTATCTTCGGCAATTTTCACCAATTACCATTTACCTGCAAAGGAAATTACTTTAACGATGGATGTGGGTGTCAGTTATAATAGCGATTTGGAACAAGTTGAAACAGTAACTGTAGAAGTAGCCAAAGAAGTTATGCAAGAAATTGCACCAGAATTAAAAGGAATTGAACCATATATCAGATTTCATACTTTTAATGATTTTAGTATAGATTTTACACTTTATATGCGCGTAAATGAATACTTTGATCAGCGTATTGGTAAACATCTATTTGTCAAAAAATTACACAAGCGCTATCAGCAAGCAGGAATTCAAATTCCTTTTCCGATCAGAGAAGTGTATAATATACAAGATAATTCGGCTATGGAATAAAATTAGCCCTGGCGACTAGAAGCCGCCGCTACACAGACGAAACCCGCCTGCGCGGGTTGAAAACTTTGATTTGTAATCACTAGGGCTAGGTGCAACTTAGATTGCTAATGCTCGCTTTTCTAATGGTAGTTCAAAGCGATCGCCTGGTGTCGGCTCAAGCACCTGCGTCGAAAGATTGTTTTTCTCTAGTAAGGAACGAAATTCTTCAGCAGTTCCTTTAGTCTGAATCAATTTCATCAGCAATCCCTCAAACGCCACATCACCACCAGCCGCAGTAGGTAATATTACTTGAGGTTTTAACGACTTTACTACTTCTAATGAACTATTTTTCCCTTTAATAATCGGCCCAAGCAAAGGTAGGGTCATGTCAATAAACGGTGTAATCACTACATCGATAGGTGCAGCTTGCAGAATTGCTGGGGAATGATACCCATGAGGCTCGTAGTATACAGTTAAACCACTCTCTAATTCTTTGAGGAGATAACTATTTTCTACCAGAGTGGGGCCAATGGGGGAGCCGGGGAAAGCTTTGATTTCAACTTGATTATCTAAAGTGAAACTTTCACCATGAGGCAATACTGTTACCTGGGTGTAACCTAATTTCTGTACTACCTTGGCAGCATTGGGAGAAGCTACAACCTTGATGCTGTGGTCGAGTTCCTTAAGTGTTGGT encodes the following:
- a CDS encoding histone deacetylase family protein; translated protein: MDLPIIYHPDYVAPLPEGHRFPMSKFRQLYELLLADGVANQEQFHTPERPQPELIELVHTPNYVQAYCEGTLDAKAQRRIGLPWSPALANRTCVAVGGTILTAKLALNQGLACNTAGGTHHAFPNYGSGFCIFNDLAIACRVLQKFGLVQKILIVDLDVHQGDGTAFIFQDDDSVFTFSMHCEVNFPGTKQNSDLDVPLPVGMEDDAYLQTLANYLADLLSKVKPDLVFYDAGVDPHIGDRLGKLALTDAGIFRREMQVLSTCMSSGYPVACVIGGGYADDMKSLVWRHSLLHRAASEVYQHYKL
- a CDS encoding MBL fold metallo-hydrolase encodes the protein MFLTWLDSNSWLLEIGGKRILIDPWLVGSLIFSNLEWLFKGSRSQERPIPDNIDLIVLSQGLEDHTHPPTLKELDHSIKVVASPNAAKVVQKLGYTQVTVLPHGESFTLDNQVEIKAFPGSPIGPTLVENSYLLKELESGLTVYYEPHGYHSPAILQAAPIDVVITPFIDMTLPLLGPIIKGKNSSLEVVKSLKPQVILPTAAGGDVAFEGLLMKLIQTKGTAEEFRSLLEKNNLSTQVLEPTPGDRFELPLEKRALAI